In one Nicotiana tomentosiformis chromosome 6, ASM39032v3, whole genome shotgun sequence genomic region, the following are encoded:
- the LOC138893936 gene encoding uncharacterized protein, with protein sequence MNEDPNNHLMYFEEFMNTFQYNGVSQDVVYLRAFPFTLKDDAKHYLRSLPNASIRTWDEMTRKFLDKYFSSAKTDANQWPYESAERRRSIGVHQIDAKIFVQVQLDAMAKEIRKLTLASIHIGPHATCDICGRGHPTHNCQASIEEVNAVGNYNFNAMGQKHPGFLWSSPGGTANAWQQNNPRFQGALGFVNQPRPQFQPLQPIHPGFEDLIKSFIVKVDERLDAHGAAIKELGTGLQNLEKQVGQIAIVLSKRISVNVVTLRRGKVLKDPTLVQTEIVPEKEIEEQLKNEVDNKKKGKKGAEKKKKEETSEGRNLMRASIFLLYLFLKCYIEKSWTTYAKFMKEILTKKRKIEKTSCDFDASINLMPLCIYKKLENELGDIRFHCGEDGGEQRGTLILGRPLLATGRAILDIHDRKLMLRVGEETVTFDMNVEMGVRKKKLVASVEWRVKSLKEKVPMIDKDKCGVYPKKAKKKWSAWMCALVRARRMDPDFDSDPD encoded by the exons atgaacgaagatccaaacaatcatctgatgTACTTCGAGGAgtttatgaacacctttcaatacaatggtgtgtcacaagatgtagTCTACTTAAgagcattccccttcacactcaaagatgatgcaaagcactaccttcgaagcttgcctaatgcgtcgattagaacatgggatgagatgaccagaaaatttcttgacaaatatttctcatcagctaagacgg acgcaaatcagtggccctatgaaagtgctgaaagaagaagatcaattgGTGTTCACCAAATTGACGCTAAAATatttgtgcaggtacaacttgatgccatggcCAAGGAAATAAGAAAGCTGACTTTAGCCTCGATACACATTGGGCCCCATGCAACATGtgacatatgtggaagaggacaccctactcataaCTGTCAAGCTTCAATCGAGGAAGTTAATGCTGTtgggaattataacttcaatgcaatggggcagaagcaccccggttttttgtggagttcacctgggggtactgcaaatgcatggcaacaaaataatcCCAGATTTCAAGGAGCTCTTGGTTTTGTGAATCAGCCGAGGCCACAGTTCCAACCTCTGCAGCCAATTCATCCTGGGTTCGAAGATCTAATAAAGTCATTCATTGTCAAGGTGGATGAGAGGCTAGATGCTCATGGTGCTGCTATAAAGGAACTTGGCACTGGTTTGCAAAATTTGGAGAAGCAAGTAGGGCAAATTGCAATTGTATTGTCTAAGAGAATCTCAG TGAATGTTGTGACATTGAGAAGGGGGAAAGTGCTGAAAGATCCCACTCTGGTCCAAACAGAGATTGTACCTGAAAAAGAAATTGAGGAGCAGCTGAAAAACGAAGTTGATAATAAGAAGAAAGGTAAGAAaggagctgagaaaaagaagaaggaggaaacttcagaagggaggaatctaatgagagcgagcatatTCCTGCTCTACCTTTTCCTAAAATgttatatagagaaaagctggacaa cttatgccaaattcatgaaggagatccttacaaagaaaagGAAGATCGAGAAGACATCG TGTGATTTTgatgcctcaattaatttaatgcctttgtgtATTTACAAGAAATTGGAGAATGAGCTTGGAGATATAAG atttcattgtggtgaagatggaggagaacaaagaggaacccttatcttaggaagaccattatTAGCAACGGGCAGAGCAATATTAGACATACATGAtagaaagctcatgcttagagtgggtgaagaGACAGTGACTTTCGACATGAATGTGGAGATGGGGGTGAGAAAGAAGAAGCTAGTTGCGAGTGTAGAATGGAGAGTGAAAAGCTTGAAAGAGAAGGTCCCAATGATTGATAAagacaagtgtggggtgtaccccaagaaagCTAAGAAGAAGTGGTCtgcgtggatgtgtgcactagttcgggcacGAAGAATGGATCCCGACTTTGACTCAGATCCCGACTag